In Planctomycetota bacterium, a single genomic region encodes these proteins:
- a CDS encoding P-II family nitrogen regulator, whose translation MHMIEAVINTDKLDAVKSSLAQMNVLGLTVIDAKGYGRQLGHKETYRGATVESSFNTKVLIKVCVKAEDSDNAVSAIATAARTGNVGDGKIFIYPVAKVVRIRTGETDTDAL comes from the coding sequence ATGCACATGATCGAAGCGGTGATCAACACCGACAAGCTCGACGCCGTTAAATCATCACTCGCCCAAATGAATGTCCTCGGGCTCACCGTGATCGACGCCAAGGGCTACGGCCGACAGCTCGGACACAAAGAAACCTACCGCGGCGCCACCGTCGAAAGTTCGTTCAACACGAAGGTGCTGATCAAGGTCTGCGTCAAGGCCGAGGATTCCGACAACGCCGTCAGCGCCATCGCCACCGCCGCCCGCACGGGCAACGTCGGCGACGGCAAGATCTTCATCTACCCCGTCGCCAAGGTCGTCCGCATCCGTACCGGCGAGACCGACACCGACGCGCTGTAA
- a CDS encoding small basic protein, producing the protein MSLDSSLRSGNSLKRHRNVLTRAERLEKLLESGKRTEADGVYGLPKVGNRKPSVGKKTVKKKDDDEKKK; encoded by the coding sequence ATGTCCCTCGACTCCTCGCTCCGCAGCGGCAACTCGCTCAAACGCCATCGCAACGTCCTGACCCGCGCCGAGCGGCTCGAGAAGCTGCTCGAATCCGGTAAGCGGACCGAGGCCGACGGCGTCTACGGCCTGCCCAAAGTCGGCAACCGTAAACCCAGCGTCGGCAAGAAGACCGTCAAGAAGAAAGACGACGACGAGAAAAAGAAGTAA
- a CDS encoding aminotransferase class I/II-fold pyridoxal phosphate-dependent enzyme gives MSDPISARAKAVDASGIRKVFDLAAKLENPINLSIGLPDFDVPEIAKTVAKDAIDAGFNRYTPTQGIPELRERLKADLDAEMGRDVGDVFIASGVSGALMLAIMALVDPGDEVVFLDPYFVMYRHLVTMAGGVSVPVDSYPDFRFDAAKIEAAITPRTKLLIVNSPSNPTGVTMSPDEVRAAAELARKHDIILLTDEIYDAFRFDDTDGLYSPAMLYDRTLILRGFSKTHGMTGWRVAYVAGPSEIVEQMIKLQQYSYVCAPSPFQKGALAALDADMSGHITAYRRKRDIVVEALSGTFELARPDGAFYAFPQAPAGLTATDFCTAAIEKNVLTIPGNVFSGRDTHFRVSFAAPDEKLREGCRILCEVAG, from the coding sequence ATGTCCGATCCGATCTCAGCCCGTGCCAAAGCCGTCGACGCCTCGGGTATCCGGAAGGTGTTCGATCTCGCGGCGAAGTTGGAAAACCCGATCAACCTGAGCATCGGCCTGCCGGACTTCGACGTACCGGAAATCGCCAAGACCGTGGCGAAAGATGCGATCGACGCCGGGTTCAATCGCTACACGCCGACCCAGGGCATCCCCGAACTGCGCGAGCGGCTCAAAGCCGACCTCGACGCCGAGATGGGCCGCGACGTCGGTGATGTCTTCATTGCCTCGGGCGTCAGCGGGGCGCTGATGCTCGCGATCATGGCGTTGGTCGATCCGGGTGATGAGGTGGTGTTCCTTGACCCGTACTTCGTCATGTATCGCCACCTGGTCACGATGGCCGGCGGGGTGAGTGTGCCGGTCGACAGCTACCCGGACTTCCGGTTCGACGCCGCGAAGATCGAAGCCGCCATCACGCCCCGGACCAAGCTGCTGATCGTCAACTCGCCGAGCAACCCTACGGGCGTGACGATGTCGCCCGACGAGGTCCGCGCCGCCGCCGAGCTGGCCCGCAAGCACGACATCATCCTGCTGACCGACGAGATCTACGACGCGTTCCGTTTCGATGACACCGACGGCCTCTACAGCCCGGCGATGCTCTACGACCGCACGCTCATCCTCCGTGGCTTTTCCAAGACGCATGGCATGACCGGCTGGCGTGTTGCCTACGTCGCCGGGCCCAGCGAGATCGTCGAGCAGATGATCAAGCTCCAGCAGTACAGCTACGTTTGTGCCCCGAGTCCGTTCCAGAAAGGGGCGTTGGCCGCGTTGGACGCGGACATGTCGGGCCACATCACCGCTTATCGCCGAAAGCGTGACATCGTCGTCGAGGCGCTCTCGGGCACGTTCGAACTCGCGCGGCCCGACGGAGCGTTCTACGCCTTCCCGCAAGCACCCGCCGGCCTGACCGCGACGGACTTCTGCACCGCCGCGATCGAGAAGAACGTTTTGACCATTCCGGGCAATGTCTTCAGCGGTCGGGATACACACTTCCGCGTGAGCTTCGCCGCTCCGGATGAGAAGCTCCGCGAGGGTTGCCGAATTCTCTGCGAGGTGGCTGGATGA